A genomic stretch from Ovis canadensis isolate MfBH-ARS-UI-01 breed Bighorn chromosome 5, ARS-UI_OviCan_v2, whole genome shotgun sequence includes:
- the LOC138441792 gene encoding olfactory receptor 2L2-like, producing MGNYNQTSTDFILLGLFPSSRTGLFLFILIVFIFLMALAGNLSMILLIFLDIRLHKPMYFLLSQLSLMDLNYISTTVPKMASDFPFANKSISIIGCGIQSFFFLTMACAEGLLLASMADDHYVAICFPLHYPVRISKRVCILMITGSWIMGSINSCAHTTYILSIPYCQSRSINHFFCDVTVMLTITCIDTTVYEYTVFLSTTLFLLLPFIDIAFSYGRVLLAVYRMNSAEGKKKAYSTCSIHLTVVSFYYAPFVYTYLRPRFLRTPTEDKVLAVFYIILTPMLNPIIYSLRNKEVIGALRRVTQRISPMKM from the coding sequence ATGGGAAATTATAATCAAACATCAACTGATTTCATCTTATTGGGATTGTTTCCCTCTTCAAGAACtggtctgtttctttttattctcattgttttcattttcttaatggctCTAGCTGGTAACCTTTCCATGATTCTTCTCATCTTTCTGGACATCCGTCTTCACAAGCCCATGTATTTTCTGCTTAGCCAGCTCTCCCTCATGGATCTGAACTACATCTCTACCACTGTTCCCAAAATGGCCTCTGATTTTCCGTTTGCAAACAAGTCTATCTCCATCATTGGGTGTGGGATTCAGAGCTTCTTCTTCTTGACTATGGCATGTGCAGAAGGATTGCTTTTGGCCTCTATGGCTGATGATCATTATGTGGCCATTTGCTTTCCTCTTCATTATCCCGTCAGAATCAGCAAAAGAGTGTGCATATTGATGATAACAGGATCTTGGATAATGGGCTCTATCAACTCCTGTGCCCACACCACGTATATTCTCTCTATCCCTTATTGCCAATCCAGGTCCATCaatcatttcttctgtgatgtcACAGTCATGTTGACAATAACCTGCATTGATACAACGGTCTATGAATACACAGTGTTTCTGAGCACCACACTTTTCCTTTTGCTGCCCTTCATTGATATTGCTTTTTCCTATGGCCgtgttctccttgctgtctatCGCATGAACTCAGCAGAAGGGAAGAAGAAGGCCTATTCAACCTGCAGCATCCACCTCACTGTGGTTTCTTTCTACTATGCACCCTTTGTTTACACGTATCTACGCCCAAGATTTCTGCGTACTCCAACAGAGGACAAAGTTCTGGCTGTCTTTTACATCATCCTTACCCCGATGCTCAATCCTATTATCTACAGCCTGAGAAACAAGGAGGTGATTGGGGCCCTGAGAAGAGTAACTCAGAGAATCTCTCCTATGAAAATGTAG
- the LOC138441794 gene encoding LOW QUALITY PROTEIN: olfactory receptor 2L8-like (The sequence of the model RefSeq protein was modified relative to this genomic sequence to represent the inferred CDS: inserted 1 base in 1 codon; substituted 1 base at 1 genomic stop codon): MENYNQTSTDFILLGLFPSSRIGLFLFILIVLIFLMALFGNLSMILLIFLDTHLHTPMYFLLSQLSLMDLTYISTIVPKMAYNFLYGKTSISFIGCGIQSFFFLTIAGAEGLLLASFTYDRYVAICFPLHYPIQITRXVCVLLIIGSWIMGSINSCAHTTYALHIPYCRSRAINHFFCDVPAMLTLACIDTWVYEYTVFVSTTVFLLLPFIGIALSXAEGKKKAYSTCSTRLTVVTFYYAPFVYTYLRPRALRSPTEDKVLAVFYTILTPMFNPIIYSLRNKEVMGASRRVIQRICFVKM, from the exons ATGGAAAATTATAATCAAACATCCACTGATTTCATCTTACTAGGGCTGTTCCCTTCCTCAAGAATTggcctgtttctttttattctcattgTTCTCATTTTCCTAATGGCTCTATTTGGTAACCTCTCCATGATCCTTCTCATCTTTCTGGACACCCATCTCCATACACCAATGTATTTTCTACTCAGTCAGCTCTCCCTCATGGACCTGACCTACATCTCCACCATTGTGCCCAAAATGGCCTACAATTTTCTGtatggaaaaacatctatctctttCATTGGGTGTGGGATTCAGAGCTTTTTCTTCTTGACTATAGCAGGTGCAGAAGGATTGCTTTTGGCCTCTTTCACTTATGACCGGTATGTGGCCATTTGCTTTCCTCTTCACTATCCCATCCAAATCACCAGGTGAGTGTGCGTGTTGCTGATAATAGGATCTTGGATAATGGGCTCTATCAACTCCTGTGCCCACACCACGTATGCCCTCCATATCCCTTATTGCAGATCCAGGGCCATCaatcatttcttctgtgatgtcCCAGCCATGTTGACTCTGGCCTGCATTGACACCTGGGTCTATGAGTACACCGTGTTTGTGAGCACTACGGTTTTCCTTTTGTTGCCTTTCATCGGTATTGCACTTT TagcagaagggaagaaaaaggcCTATTCAACTTGCAGCACCCGCCTCACAGTGGTGACTTTTTACTATGCACCCTTTGTTTACACTTATCTACGCCCAAGAGCCCTTCGATCTCCAACAGAAGACAAGGTTCTGGCTGTCTTCTACACCATCCTGACCCCAATGTTCAATCCTATTATCTATAGCTTAAGAAATAAGGAAGTGATGGGGGCCTCGAGAAGAGTAATTCAGAGAATCTGCTTTGTGAAAATGTAG